ACCCCGACCGCGTGATCGAGGTGACCTGGGGACGCGCTTCCGCACAGGCCTACGAGGTGGATGTCGAGCTGCACGGCTACGACCGCAAAGGCCTGCAGAAAGACGTGGCCGGCGTCATCAGCAATGCCAGCGTGAGCATCATCGCCTCGTCCAGCCGGCTGTTCACCCGCAGCGGCGAGGTCGAGATGCGCTTCACCCTGAGGGTGCGCGACTTCGAGCAGTTGTCGGCGCTGCTGGACCGGCTGGCCGCGTTGCCGAACATCGTCGATGCGCGGCGCATCGGCGGCGGCTGAGCGCCTGGCCGGGGCGGCCCGGGTCCAGGCTTGCCGCCAGTTGAACGCAACAATCTCCGGCGCGGGCGAATGCCCTTCGCGATGCTAAGCTCCCGCCTTTAGATCCGGCGGTTTTGCACTCGACCATGAGCGGACATCGCGACCCGCATGTACCTGGCCCCCAGGGCCGCACCGAACCGAAACTTGGCGATCTCGGCGAGCTGGATCGACCGCGCCCGAAAGCCGGCGACAACCTGCCGCGGATGTCTGCCGAGCCACGCCGCCAACGTGCCGCCGAAGCCGCGCCTGCGAAGCATGGCCGTCGCGGCTGGCTGATCCCGCTGTTTGCGCTGGCGCTGATCGTCGGCGGCATGCTGCTGTGGCTCAACCAGTCCAGCCTGCGCGCACTGATTCCGCGCACCGACTTCGACAGCATTCTGCATCGTGCCCAGGTGGCCCTGCAGGAAGGCAACCTGGACGGCAACAACGGCACCAGCGCGCGCGAGCTTTTCGAAGCCGCACGCGCGCTGGAACCCGACGACAACCGCGCGCTCAATGGCCTGCAGGAGGTCGGCAAGGCCGAGATCGCCCGAGCTGACGCCTCGCTTGCCGCCGGGCATGTCAACCAGGCCGAACAGTCGCTGGTCGCCGCGCGCGAACTGCTGGGCGGCGGTGGCGACGTGGAACGCTTGAGCAAGGCGATCGACAAGGCGCGCAATGCCGATGGGCAGGTCGACACCCTGATCGGCCAGGCCCAGCAGGCATTTGCCGATGGCCGCCTGGACGGGCCGGGGGGCGCGGGCACGCTGTACCAGCAGGCACTGGCCGCCGATCCGGACAATGCCGTGGCCAAGCACGGTCTCGACCAGGTCGGCGGTGCGTTTGCGGTGCAGGCCCGTCAGGCGCTGGCGAGTGGCAATCGCAGCGCGGCCGATGCGCTGATCGGCCGACTTGCCGCGCTGCTGCCCAATTACGCTGACCTGCCGTCGCTGCGCGCGGCGCAGACCCAGCTGCAGCAGCAGGACGACAGCACCGTGGCCGACGATCTGCAGCAGGGTCAGGATGCCCTGCGGGCCGGCAACATCAACGGGCCCGGCCAGAATACGGCGCTGGCCTATTTCAAGGCGGCACTGGCGATCGATCCGGACAACGCCCAGGCCAAGGCGGGCCTGGGGCAGGTGGCGGCCGCGCTGGTGGTGCAGGCCAATGCGGCGATCGATGGTGGCGATAACGCCCAGGCGACACAACTGCTCGACCAGGCCGCGGCGCTGGCGCCCGAGTCGGCTGACCTGCTGGCGGCGCGCGCACGCCTGCAGACTCCGGTGGGAGCGCAGGGTTTGCCGCTGGTTTCCACCACGGCCGGTGCGACCAGTCCGCCGGTGGACCTGACCGCGCAGCAGAAGGCCCAGGTGGCCACGCTGGTGAAGCGCGCGAAGCTTGCTGCCGCGCAGGGCGAGATCATGAGCCCGCCCGGCAACTGCGCCTACGACCTGTACCGGAGTGCGCTGGCCATCAATGGCAATGACCCGTCCGCGCTGGCCGGTTTGCAGGGCTTGCCTGGGCTGGTTTCGCACCAGTTCGGACAGGCCTTGTCGGCGGGGAACCTCGGGCGCGCCGGCAACCTGCTGGACGCGCTGGGCAACCTGTCGCCGGGCGACGCCAGCCTGGGGCCGATGCAGCAGCGACTGGCCGGCGCATGGCTGGACCAGGCGCAGCAGCAGCTCGACAGCGGCGACCGTGCCGGCGCCGCGCTGTCGCTGGATCAGGCCCGCAAGCTCGCACCGAATCATCCGCGCCTGCTCGAACTGACCGAGCGCATGCAGGGCGGCGCATGACCGTACTGGTGTTTGGCGGCAGCAGCCAGATCGGTCATTTTCTGATGCCGCTGCTGTGCGCCCGGGGCGTGCCGGTGGTGGCGCTGAGCCGCCGTCCGCGCACGGTGCGTGCCGGGCTTGCATGGATCGAGGGCAGCCTGCCCGATACCGTGCCGGTCGTGCGCGACGTATCCGCGGTGATCAGCTTCGGCCCCCTGCTGCCGTTCGCACAGTGGCTGGAGTGGACCGAGTTGCCGCTGGCGCCCAGGGTGGTGGCGACCAGTTCGATGAGTGCCGAGAGCAAGCGCAACTCCATGGTTGCGGCCGAACGTGATATCTCACGGCTGCTGTGCGAGGGCGAAGCCGCGCTTGCCGCGGCCTGCGAGCGTCGCGGCAGCGCCTGGACCGTCTTCCGTCCCACCCTTATCTATGGTGCGGGGCTGGACAAGAGCCTGACCCCGATCGCCCAGCGTGCGCAGCGCACGCATGTGTTTCCGTTGCCGGCGGGATCGGGATTGCGTCAGCCGGTGCATGCCGCGGACATCGCGCAGGCGGTGCTGGCGGCACTGGACCAGCCGGCTGCGGCCGGCCGGATCCTGCCGCTTGGCGGCGGCGAACGCCTGACCGCGGCGGAGATGTTCGCCCGGGTCAGGCGCAGCCTGCCCACGGCGACGCTACCCGTGCCCGTGCCGGGTTGGGCCCTGCGCGGCGCGCGTCATGTGCTGCCACGGCTGGCTGGTCCACTCGACCGATTGCAGGCTGACCTGGTCGCCGACAACACCGAGCTGACGAAGCTGCTGGGTGTCTCTCCGCGCCCGTTCCGCCCCGATGTCGATTGCTGGCGGCCGCGTGCTGCGGATGCCTCGTGAGCGGACATTGCCCGGATTCGCGCCGTGTTATGACGGTGTTTCGCCCGCTGTGCGCCGCCGTCGTTCATCCGCGCGCGGGGGCGCTCACCCTATGATCGGCTCAATGCATCAAGGGGTGATTCCACGTTGGCTTTCCTGACCCGAACACGAACCGTCGCACGGACCGTCTGGCCGTGGGTGCGCATCCCGTTCTGGATCGTCACCGGCCTGTTCTTCGGCTTCATGCTGCCTTACACCCTGGTGCTCAACAAGCGCGTGCAGGATCGCTTCAACGATCTGGTGTTCGCCGTGCCGACGCGGGTGTTCGCCCGTCCGCTGCCGCTGGCGCCGGGCGAGCCGATGACCCCGGCGGCGCTGAAGCTGGAGCTGACCTTTGCCGGCTACATCGACGACGGTCGCGGCCACGTGCCCGGCAGCTGGGCACGCAACGGTTCAACCTACGTGATCTCGTCACGCGGCTATGTCGACCCCGATGGCGGCGAACTGCCGAAACGCATCCGGCTGGTGCTGGGCAGGGGTGTGATTGCCTCGGTGCATGACCTGGCAACCGGAAGGTCGATCGCACTGACCCACCTGGACCCGGCACGCATCGCCACCGTGTACGGCGCCAAGCAGGTGGACCGGCGCATCGTGCAGCTCGCCGACGTGCCGCCGTTGCTGGTCACCGGGCTGCAGGCGGTGGAAGACCGCAGCTTCAAGAGCAATATCGGCATCGACTTCACCGGCATCCTGCGCGCGGCGTACGCCGACCTGCGTGCCGGGCATTCGGTGCAGGGCGGCTCCACCCTGACCCAGCAGCTGGTGCGCAACCTGTTTCTCAGCCGCAAGCAGACGTTGACCCGCAAGTTCAACGAGGCGCTGATGTCTGTGCTGCTGGACATGCACTACAGCAAGGGGCGGATCCTCGAGGCCTATATCAACGAGGTCTTCCTCGGCCAGCAGGGCAACCAGTCCGTGCACGGCTTCGCCGCCGCGTCGGAGTTCTATTTCGGGCGTCGCCTGCAGGACCTGCGGCCGCAGGAGATCGCCATGCTGGTCGGCATGGTGAAGGGGCCCAGCTATTACGATCCGCGGCGCTATCCGAAGCGTGCGCTGGAGCGGCGCAACCTGGTGCTGCACGAATTCGCAGTCACTGGTCTGATCACCCAGGCCCAGGCGCAGGCTGCGCAGCAGACGCCGCTGGAAGTGATCAGCAACGGCCAGTTGCCGCACGACCGTTTCCCCGCCTTCATGCAGCTGGTGCGCAAGCAGATCACCAACGATTTCGACGAGCAGACTCTGCGTCAGGGCAACCTGTCGATCTACACCACGCTGGACCCCGCAGCGCAGATCTATGCCGAGCAGGCGATCGACGAGACGCTGAAACATCTGGGCAGACGCGGACATGGCGTGCAGGCGGCGGCCGTGGTCACCGACTCGCACACCGGCAGCGTGCTGGCGGTGGTCGGCAGCCGCAACCCGGGCGACACCGGGTTCAACCGCGCACTGGATGCACGCCGGCCGATCGGTTCGACCATCAAGCCATTCGTGTACCTGGCGGCGCTGACCGACCCTGCGCACTGGAACCTGGCCACCGAGCTGGACGACAGCCCGATCAGCATGCGCCAGCCGAACGGCACGCTGTGGACGCCGCACAACGACGACAACCAGAGCCACGGCATGGTGCCGATGGTCGACGCACTTGCCCACTCGTGGAACCTGGCCAGCATCCGGCTGGGGCTGGCGGTGGGCTTGCCGCGGATCCAGGCCTTCCTCAAATCATTGGGTCTGGACAACGTGGGTGCCGATCCGTCGATGCTGATCGGTGCGATCGACCTGGCGCCGATCCAGGAGGCGCAGATCTACGAATACCTGGCTTCCGATGGGCATGCCCTGCCGTTGCTGGCGGTGCGCGGTGTGGTCGACGGCAACGGCCACACCATCAAGCGCTACGAAGTGCAGCAGGGCAAGGGCGAGTACCAGGAGGCGGTGCGGCTGGTCACCTGGGCGATGCAGCAGGTGGCGATCTACGGCACCGCTCATTCCATCGGCGACTCGGGACTGGCCTGGCTGCATGCGGCGGGCAAGACCGGCACCAGCAACGACATGCGCGACAGCTGGTTTGCCGGCTTTACCGGCGACCGGCTGGCGGTGTTCTGGATGGGCCGTGACGACAACAAGCCGACCACGCTGTTCGGCGCCAGCGGTGCACTGCGTGCCTGGCGCGACCTGTTCGCGAAACTGCCGACCCGGCCGTTGTCGCCGGCGCCGGGCGCGGGGCTGCAGATGGCCTGGATCAATCCCGCGGACGGCAAGCCGACCGACTCCGAGTGCGAAGGTGCGATCCAGGTGCCGGTGGTTGCCGGTTCGCTTCCGACCGATACCGAGGGCTGCTTCTGGCAGCGTATCGGTCACCTTTTCGGTGGCGGTCCAGCCACGTCTTCGAGCTCGCCCGCCACTCCCAATGCTTCTTCCGGAAACTGAAATGTCGAACCGCGCTGTACGACTCCGCTCATGGATGGCTCTGGCCGGCGTTGCCGCCCTGCTGGCGGCCTGCAGCCCGCCGAACCCGTCGCGCCCCGAACCGCCGCTGCCGTCGAACGCGCAGATGGTGCAGGCGATCCGTGCCGCCGGCGCCAGCGACAAGTCCGTGATCAACGTGCATCCGTTGCGCGATCCCGGCGTGACCTCGCTGCGCGATGCGGCGATCAGCAACGAACTGGCTGGGCAGTATGCGCAGGCGGCACAGCACTTGGACGAAGCGCTGAAAATGAGCCCCGACGCGCCGGACCTGCTGCAGGATCGTGCCGAAGTGGCGGTCTACCTGGGTGACTACGCGATGGCAGGACAGCTCGCGCACCGCTCGTGGTCGCTCGGTCCGAAGCTGGGGCCGCTGTGCGAACGCAACTGGCAGACCATTGTCGAGCTCGACCTGCATGCACGCGACGCCGTTTCAGCGGCCAGCGCGCGCAAGCAGGTCGCGGCCTGCCACAAGGCGGACATTCCACGCTTCTGATCCGTGCCGGTCTGATACGCGCCGGTGCCGCTCAGGCCGGTATCGTTCAGAGCAGCGGCAGCAGCAACATCACGATGCCAACGATGCTGACCAGCCAGACCAGCGTGCGCAGGAACGGGATGCCGGCGGCATACACCGGCACGTACACCAGTCGGGCCCAGAAGTAGGCCTGGGCACCCAAGGCGGTGGTTTCGTCGTGATGCTGCAGCGCGATCACCGCAAGCACGGCCGCGGCGAAGAACGGGAAGGTCTCCAGGAAGTTGGCGCGTGCGCGGTCCAGTCGTGCGGCCACCGTGGGCGCAGCCGGCATGTCCGCGTCACGCGGACCCGCGGCCCAGCCCAGGCCGTATCGTCCGGTGGCGAGCAGGGTGGGCAGCATGACCTGCACCAGTCCCAGCAGGACACTCCAGGCCAGCATGTGCAACTCGATGCTCATGGCGATCTCCACGGTGATGGTGCGTGCATGGTGCACCCGGCTTGTCATCAGCGCCAGCGGTTTGCTGCCCGACCGTGCTGGGCGATACTGGCTGGATGATTGATTCCGACGACAGCAGCGCGCTGCTTGGCCCCCACGGCCCGTTTGCGCGCGAAGTGCCCGGCTTCGCACCACGGACCGAACAGCAGGCCATGGCGCACGCGGTGCAGCACGCCATGGTCGAACGCGAGACGCTGATCGCCGAAGCCGGCACCGGCACCGGCAAGACCTATGCCTACCTTGTGCCCGCGTTGCTTTCCGGCGAACGGGTGATCGTGTCCACCGGAACCAAGGCGCTGCAGGACCAGCTCTATTTCCGTGATCTGCCGCGAGTGAAGTCGGTGCTTGGCGTGCGTCGCACCACCGCCCTGCTGAAGGGGCGTGCCAACTATCTGTGCCTGTATCGGCTCGACCAGACCGTGCGCGAGGGCGCCAGTTTCGACAAGCCGCAGGCTGCGCAGCTGGCGGCAATCCGCACCTGGTCGGCGCGCACCCGGCAGGGCGACCGCATGGAACTGGCCGAGGTGCCGGAGGAGTCGCCGATGTGGCCGCGCGTCACCTCGACGCCGGAAAACTGCCTGGGCGTGGAATGTCCGTTCTACGATGACTGTCACGTGATGAAGGCCCGGCGCGAGGCGCTCGAGGCCGATCTGGTGGTGGTCAACCATCACCTGCTGTTCGCCGACCTGGCCCTGAAACAGGAAGGGTTCGGCGAGATCCTGCCCGGCGCGCAGGCCTTCATTCTCGACGAGGCGCACCAGGTGCCTGAGCTGGCCGGGCAGTTCTTCTCGCAAAGCGTGAGCGCGCGTCAGTTGACTGATCTGGCCCAGGACATCCTGCGCGAGTGCAATGGCGTCACCGGCGCCATCGGCCTGCTGCTGGAGCCGGCCGAGGCGCTGCAGGATGCGCTGCGCAAGCTGCGCCTGGCGATGGATCCGTTGCCGGCGCGCGGTCCGTTCCAGCAGCTCGACGCCAGCGATGCGGTCCACGAAAGCCTGCACGAGTTGCGCGAGGTGCTGGCAGCACTGGTCGACCTGCTGGCTTCGCAGGCGGAACGTTCGCGCGGTTTGGCCAACGTGTACGAGCGTGCCGCATTGCTGGACGAACGGCTGGAACGCATTACCGAGCTGGCCGGCGCGCAGGACGTGCGCTGGTACGAGCGTTTTCCGCGCGGCTTCGTGTTCCATGCCACGCCGCTGGACCTGGCCGAACCGCTGCGCGCGATGCGCGAGCGCACGCATGCGGCCTGGATCCACACCTCGGCCACCCTGTCGGTGGCCGGAAGCTTCGAGCATTTCGCGCGCCAGCTCGGCCTGGACGATCCGCAGACGCTGCGTCTGGACAGCCCGTTCGACTATGCACGCCAGGCCTTGTGCTACCTGCCCGACGGGTTGCCCGATCCCTCTGCGCGCGACTATACCGAGCGCGTGCTCGACGCGGTGCTGCCGGTGCTGCAGGCATCGCATGGCCGTGCGTTTCTCTTGTTCACCTCGCACCGCGCGCTGCGCCGCGCCGCCGACCTGCTGGCCGAGCGCGTGCCGTGGCCGTTGTTCGTGCAGGGCGAGGCGCCGCGGCACCAGTTGCTGGAGGAGTTCCGCCACTCCGGGCATGGTGTGCTGCTGGGCGCGGCCAGTTTCTGGGAAGGCGTGGACGTGGCCGGCGAGGCGCTCAGTGTGGTGGTGATCGACAAGCTGCCGTTCGCCGCGCCCGACGATCCGGTGCTGCAGGCGCGATTGGATGCGCTGGAAAGCCAGGGCATCAACCCATTCATGGGCTGGCAGGTACCCGCAGCGGCGATCGCGCTGAAGCAGGGCGCCGGCCGCTTGATCCGCAGCGTGCACGATCGCGGCGTGCTGGTGCTGTGCGACCCGCGGTTGTCGAGCAAGGGCTACGGCCGCCTGTTTCTCGCCAGCCTGCCGCCGATGCCGCGCACGCGGAAGCTGGAGGATGCGACCGCCTTCTTCGACGACGCGGTGCCCGCGCTGGACACGGTCTGACCGACGGATGCCGGAAGCGGGCGTGCCTCAGCCCGCGCGCAGCTTACGCCCGTAGGCGTGCACTTCGTCCACCAGCACCTTGACGTTTTCCGGATCGACCTCGGGGGTGATGCCGTGGCCGAGGTTGAAGATGTGGCCGGGGTGGTTGCCGAAGCTGTCCATCACGGCGCGTGCCTCGCGGCGGATCACCTCGGGCGCGGCACGCATCACGGCCGGGTCGAGGTTACCCTGCAGGGCAACCTTGCCGTCGACGGCGCGACGGGCGTCGTCCAGGTCGATGGTCCAGTCCACGCCCAGTGCGGCGCAGCCGGTGTCGGCCAGCGCCGAGAGATGCTGACCGGCGCCCTTGGAGAACAGGATCACCGGCAGCTCGCGCGCATGGGTGTCCGACTTCAGCGCCTCGACCACTTGCTGCATGTAGCGCAGCGAAAACTCGCGGAAGGATGCCGGCGCGAGCAGGCCGCCCCAGGTGTCGAACACCATCAGCGCCTGGGCGCCGGCAGCGGCCTGTGCGGAAAGGTAGGCGGCCACGCTGCGTGCCAGCGTGTCGAGCAGGCGATGGGCCACCGCAGGCTCGTTCCAGCACAGTGATTTGGGTGCGGCGAAGTCGCGCGAGCCGCGACCTTCGACCATGTAGCAGGCCAGCGTCCACGGGCTGCCGGAGAAGCCGATCAGCGGCACGCGGCCGTCGAGCTCGCGACGGATCACCCGCACCGCGTCCATCACGTAGCGCAGTTCGCCGTCCATGTCGGGCACGCCCAGCCTGTCCACGGCGGCGGCGCTGCGCACCGGTCGCGCGAACTGCGGGCCTTCGCCCTGCGCGAACGACAGCCCCAGGCCCATCGCGTCGGGAATGGTGAGGATGTCGGAGAACAGGATCGCTGCATCCAGCTCGAAGCGCTGCAGGGGCTGCAGCGTCACTTCGCAGGCCAGTTCCGGATTCTGCGCCAGCGCCATGAAGCTGCCGGCGCGTTCGCGCGTGGCGCGGTATTCGGGCAGGTAGCGGCCGGCCTGGCGCATCAGCCATACCGGCGTGGTGTCGACGGGTTCGCGCCGCAGCGCGCGCAGGAAGCGGTCGTTATTCAGGGATGCAGTCATCGGATCAACGGCTGTGCGGGCCGTCCAGGCCCTGGCTGAACATCACCCGGAAACCGCGCTTGAGCTGAGCGTCGCGCGCCTTCTCGAACGCGGCCATGGCGGCATCGCGTTCCAGGAACTGTTCGCGCCGCAGCGTGGACTTGCCGCCCTGCGTGCCCGTTTCGCGGTACAGCGTCCAGCCACCGAGCAGGTCCTGCTCGAGCACGATCTGGACATAGCGCGGAGCATCGCTCGACGCGGGCGGGGTTTGCAGGTAGAGGCGCATGGGATCCGGTACTGGGCGGCAGGATGGCCGCTCGGCGACATTCTAGAAGGCCGGGCGGTGTGCTGGCGAGCCGCAGCAGGTGTTGCCTGCGTGCGGCATCAGCCCAGGGTGGCCTCGCGCAGCACGGCGAGCACCTCGGCCTCATCCACGCCGGCGACGATCTCCGCCTTGCCGATGCCCCGCCACAGGATCAGCCGCAACGTGCCGGCGGTGTTCTTCTTGTCCAGCCGCATCAGGGCCAGCAGCTGCTGCGGATCGAAGCCGGCAGGCACGGCGGTGGGCAGGCAGGTGCGCTCCAGCAGGCGTTGCAGGCGCACGGTGTCAGCGGCCTGGCTCATGCCCAGTCGCTCGGACAACCGGGCTGCCAGCAGCATGCCCACGGCGACGCCTTCGCCGTGCAGCAGGGTGGTGTAGCGACCAGCGGTTTCCAGCGCATGGCCGAAGGTATGTCCCAGGTTGAGCAGGGCGCGCTCGCCCTGTTCGGTCTCGTCGCGCGCCACCACGCCGGCCTTGTAGCGGACCTTGCGGGCGATCGCCTCAATCAGGGCCGCGTCCTCGCGTGCGGCCAGCGCGTCGGCCTGCGCTTCCAGCCAGGCGAAGAACGGTTCGTCGCCGATCGCCGCGCCCTTGATCACCTCGGCCAGACCGGCACGGTACTCGCGTGCGGGCAGGCTGGCCAGGGTGTCGATGTCGGCCACCACCGCGCGTGGCTGGTGGAAGGCGCCGACCAGGTTCTTGCCGGCGGGCAGGTTCACGCCGGTCTTGCCGCCGACCGAGGAATCGACCATCGCCAGCAGGGTGGTGGGTACCTGGATGAAGTCGATACCGCGCATCCAGCAGGCGGCGGTGAAACCGGCCAGGTCGCCGACCACGCCGCCACCGAGTGCGATCACGCAGGCATCGCGGGTGGCGCCGAGTTGCGCAAGGGCCTCCAGTGCGCGGCCGACATTGGCGAAGCTCTTGTGCGCTTCGCCGTCGTCGAGCAGGAACGATGACCATTGCAGGCCGTCCAGGCCCTGCGCCAGACGCTCCAGATACAGCGGCGCCACGGTGGTGTTGCTGAGGACCAGGGCATGGCGGCCGCGCAGCCGGGCGCGCCAGCGGGCGGCATCGCCGAGCAGGCCGCGGCCGATCCAGACCGGGTAGCTGCGTTGGCCGAGGGAGACGTCGATGGTTTCGGGGTTCGTTGGTGTCATGCGGCGTGTTGTCGTTGCCAGTGGGCGTCGACGAGGGCGATGCAGCGCTCGCTGGCGGCTGCCACGTTCTCGTCCAGGCCGGGAATGGTCTGGTCGGCGACGTCCAGGTAGAGGGGGTTGCGGATGGCGGCCATGGCCTGCAGCCGTTGCTGCCGGTCGGTGCCGGCGAGCAGTGGCCGCTGGGTGTCGTGGCGCAGCCGCTCCAGTTGCTGCTCCGGTGTGGCCTGCAGCCAGATCACGTAGCCGCGGGCATGCAGCCGTTGCCGGTTGAGCGGATCGAGTACGGCACCGCCGCCGGTGACCAGCAGGATGCCGGTGCGGAGGCTAAACTCGTCCAGCAGATGGCTCTCGCGGCGACGGAAGCCGGCTTCGCCTTCCACTTCGAAGATTGTGTTTATCGGTACGCCGCAGGTCTGCTCGATTTCCTGGTCGAGGTCGACGAGTTCGAGTCCGTAATGGTGGGCAAGACGACGCCCCAGCGAGGTCTTGCCGGCGCCGGTGGGACCGACCACGAACAGGTTGCAGGACGGATTCATGTCGCAACTTTAGCAGCAGGTGTATGGATGTCCGAACGGGTCGTGCTGGCCGGGTGTGGTGATCTCGGCATGCGGGTGGCGCAGCGCCTGCTGAAGCGGGGCGACGAGGTCTTTGCGCTGCGCCGTACCGTGCCGCAGGATGATCGTGCGGGAATCCAATGGCTGCGTGCCGATCTGGCCGATCCTGCCAGCCTGGGCGGGTTGCCCGGTGGCGTGACGCAGCTGGCCTATCTGCCGGCGCCGGATCGGCGCGACGAGGCGACGTATCGCGCGCTGTTCCTGGATGGTCTTCGTCATCTGCTGGAGGCGCTGGATTCGAGCCTGTTGCGGCGGGTGGTTTTCGTCTCGTCCAGCGCTGTCTATGGCGAACACGGCGATGCCTGGGTAGACGAGGGCACGGCCGCCGATCCGCAGGGATTCAACGGGCGCGTGCTGCTGCAAGCGGAGCGCTGGTTGCAGCAGCAGGCACCTGCGGTCGTGCTGCGCCTGGCCGGCCTGTACGGTCCCGGCCGGACGCAGCTGCTGCAGCGGCTGCGCGCCGGCCAGGCGAGCGTGCCGCGCACGCTGCCGCACTGGGCCAACCGGATCCACGTGGACGACGCGGCAGCGGCGGTAGTCCATCTGCTCGACCTGCCGGACGCGCAGCCGCTGTACCTCGGGGTGGACGACACGCCACTGCCGCTGGACCGGTTGTACGACCACCTGACGGGGCTGCTCGGCGTGCTGCCAGCCAAGGCGGGCGCTGCGCCGGCTGGGGTGGGCAGCAAGCGGCTTTCGAATGCGCGCCTGCGGGCCAGCGGCTGGGCACCCCGATGGCCGGACGCACGCGAAGGTTATGCGGCGCTGCTGGATGCCGCCGGCTAGCCGACGGCGACGGGCTCAGCTGTGGCTGAGCCCGGTGACGTGACGGTCGGCATCGTATTCCACCACGCTGTCGGCCAGAGCCGGCAAGGTCGCCAGCGCGTGCCGGCTGAGGCGCTCGAAATGGGCCAGGAAGCGGACCATCGCGGTGGCGTCCATCGCCAGGGGCGCATGGCGCGCAAGCAGGGCCTGCTCGGTCTCGCTGCGCCATGCGCGTACCACGTCCCAGCCGGGAGCCTGCAGCACGACCAGCGCGTCGAGCTTGCGCCAGAGCGGCTGGTAGGCGCGCAGCTGCTTGTTGACCCACTTGCGCCAGCGGCTGTCGGCGTCCTCGTCGCGTTCG
This window of the Dyella sp. A6 genome carries:
- a CDS encoding tetratricopeptide repeat protein is translated as MSNRAVRLRSWMALAGVAALLAACSPPNPSRPEPPLPSNAQMVQAIRAAGASDKSVINVHPLRDPGVTSLRDAAISNELAGQYAQAAQHLDEALKMSPDAPDLLQDRAEVAVYLGDYAMAGQLAHRSWSLGPKLGPLCERNWQTIVELDLHARDAVSAASARKQVAACHKADIPRF
- the mrcB gene encoding penicillin-binding protein 1B, which encodes MAFLTRTRTVARTVWPWVRIPFWIVTGLFFGFMLPYTLVLNKRVQDRFNDLVFAVPTRVFARPLPLAPGEPMTPAALKLELTFAGYIDDGRGHVPGSWARNGSTYVISSRGYVDPDGGELPKRIRLVLGRGVIASVHDLATGRSIALTHLDPARIATVYGAKQVDRRIVQLADVPPLLVTGLQAVEDRSFKSNIGIDFTGILRAAYADLRAGHSVQGGSTLTQQLVRNLFLSRKQTLTRKFNEALMSVLLDMHYSKGRILEAYINEVFLGQQGNQSVHGFAAASEFYFGRRLQDLRPQEIAMLVGMVKGPSYYDPRRYPKRALERRNLVLHEFAVTGLITQAQAQAAQQTPLEVISNGQLPHDRFPAFMQLVRKQITNDFDEQTLRQGNLSIYTTLDPAAQIYAEQAIDETLKHLGRRGHGVQAAAVVTDSHTGSVLAVVGSRNPGDTGFNRALDARRPIGSTIKPFVYLAALTDPAHWNLATELDDSPISMRQPNGTLWTPHNDDNQSHGMVPMVDALAHSWNLASIRLGLAVGLPRIQAFLKSLGLDNVGADPSMLIGAIDLAPIQEAQIYEYLASDGHALPLLAVRGVVDGNGHTIKRYEVQQGKGEYQEAVRLVTWAMQQVAIYGTAHSIGDSGLAWLHAAGKTGTSNDMRDSWFAGFTGDRLAVFWMGRDDNKPTTLFGASGALRAWRDLFAKLPTRPLSPAPGAGLQMAWINPADGKPTDSECEGAIQVPVVAGSLPTDTEGCFWQRIGHLFGGGPATSSSSPATPNASSGN
- a CDS encoding WGR domain-containing protein, with product MRLYLQTPPASSDAPRYVQIVLEQDLLGGWTLYRETGTQGGKSTLRREQFLERDAAMAAFEKARDAQLKRGFRVMFSQGLDGPHSR
- a CDS encoding ATP-dependent DNA helicase, with the protein product MIDSDDSSALLGPHGPFAREVPGFAPRTEQQAMAHAVQHAMVERETLIAEAGTGTGKTYAYLVPALLSGERVIVSTGTKALQDQLYFRDLPRVKSVLGVRRTTALLKGRANYLCLYRLDQTVREGASFDKPQAAQLAAIRTWSARTRQGDRMELAEVPEESPMWPRVTSTPENCLGVECPFYDDCHVMKARREALEADLVVVNHHLLFADLALKQEGFGEILPGAQAFILDEAHQVPELAGQFFSQSVSARQLTDLAQDILRECNGVTGAIGLLLEPAEALQDALRKLRLAMDPLPARGPFQQLDASDAVHESLHELREVLAALVDLLASQAERSRGLANVYERAALLDERLERITELAGAQDVRWYERFPRGFVFHATPLDLAEPLRAMRERTHAAWIHTSATLSVAGSFEHFARQLGLDDPQTLRLDSPFDYARQALCYLPDGLPDPSARDYTERVLDAVLPVLQASHGRAFLLFTSHRALRRAADLLAERVPWPLFVQGEAPRHQLLEEFRHSGHGVLLGAASFWEGVDVAGEALSVVVIDKLPFAAPDDPVLQARLDALESQGINPFMGWQVPAAAIALKQGAGRLIRSVHDRGVLVLCDPRLSSKGYGRLFLASLPPMPRTRKLEDATAFFDDAVPALDTV
- a CDS encoding NAD(P)H-binding protein, whose translation is MTVLVFGGSSQIGHFLMPLLCARGVPVVALSRRPRTVRAGLAWIEGSLPDTVPVVRDVSAVISFGPLLPFAQWLEWTELPLAPRVVATSSMSAESKRNSMVAAERDISRLLCEGEAALAAACERRGSAWTVFRPTLIYGAGLDKSLTPIAQRAQRTHVFPLPAGSGLRQPVHAADIAQAVLAALDQPAAAGRILPLGGGERLTAAEMFARVRRSLPTATLPVPVPGWALRGARHVLPRLAGPLDRLQADLVADNTELTKLLGVSPRPFRPDVDCWRPRAADAS
- the hemE gene encoding uroporphyrinogen decarboxylase; translation: MTASLNNDRFLRALRREPVDTTPVWLMRQAGRYLPEYRATRERAGSFMALAQNPELACEVTLQPLQRFELDAAILFSDILTIPDAMGLGLSFAQGEGPQFARPVRSAAAVDRLGVPDMDGELRYVMDAVRVIRRELDGRVPLIGFSGSPWTLACYMVEGRGSRDFAAPKSLCWNEPAVAHRLLDTLARSVAAYLSAQAAAGAQALMVFDTWGGLLAPASFREFSLRYMQQVVEALKSDTHARELPVILFSKGAGQHLSALADTGCAALGVDWTIDLDDARRAVDGKVALQGNLDPAVMRAAPEVIRREARAVMDSFGNHPGHIFNLGHGITPEVDPENVKVLVDEVHAYGRKLRAG
- a CDS encoding MAPEG family protein, with protein sequence MSIELHMLAWSVLLGLVQVMLPTLLATGRYGLGWAAGPRDADMPAAPTVAARLDRARANFLETFPFFAAAVLAVIALQHHDETTALGAQAYFWARLVYVPVYAAGIPFLRTLVWLVSIVGIVMLLLPLL
- the aroB gene encoding 3-dehydroquinate synthase; this encodes MTPTNPETIDVSLGQRSYPVWIGRGLLGDAARWRARLRGRHALVLSNTTVAPLYLERLAQGLDGLQWSSFLLDDGEAHKSFANVGRALEALAQLGATRDACVIALGGGVVGDLAGFTAACWMRGIDFIQVPTTLLAMVDSSVGGKTGVNLPAGKNLVGAFHQPRAVVADIDTLASLPAREYRAGLAEVIKGAAIGDEPFFAWLEAQADALAAREDAALIEAIARKVRYKAGVVARDETEQGERALLNLGHTFGHALETAGRYTTLLHGEGVAVGMLLAARLSERLGMSQAADTVRLQRLLERTCLPTAVPAGFDPQQLLALMRLDKKNTAGTLRLILWRGIGKAEIVAGVDEAEVLAVLREATLG